Proteins co-encoded in one Corylus avellana chromosome ca9, CavTom2PMs-1.0 genomic window:
- the LOC132161670 gene encoding 1-aminocyclopropane-1-carboxylate oxidase homolog 1-like isoform X1: MLKNMVGIDAASGYDRMKEFDESKIGVKGLSDSGVTSIPRFFVHPPETLSDLKSSSTCASIPVIDFSGVNSATHRRKIVEQVKEAATTWGFFQVINHGAPVPKLEETINAIKAFHEQPHEVKSKYYKRDEGQGMMYTSNNDLYRANAVAWHDSLQAWTAPTPQKAEDILEVCRKEMVAWDKRAIEVAETVMELLSQGLGLEAGKLKELKCSDSRAFVGHCYPYCPQSDLTVGITSHTDPSVVTVLLQNHVPRLQVKHGDEWVNVNPVPGDNLKWRVQKCTTSCVLANSYREARISIVMFFNVEKGKDCYYRPLSELLSSEKLAIYMKFTMQEYLENFYCKGLDSKSMIKKITIQN; the protein is encoded by the exons ATGTTAAAAAACATGGTAGGCATTGATGCAGCCTCCGGCTACGACCGCATGAAGGAGTTCGATGAGTCTAAGATTGGGGTGAAGGGCCTCTCCGATTCCGGCGTCACTTCCATCCCTCGGTTCTTCGTCCACCCTCCCGAAACCCTCTCCGACCTCAAATCTTCCTCCACATGCGCGAGCATCCCCGTCATCGACTTCTCCGGTGTAAACTCCGCCACTCATCGCCGCAAAATCGTCGAACAAGTGAAAGAGGCGGCCACAACATGGGGCTTCTTCCAGGTGATCAACCATGGCGCTCCCGTGCCAAAACTGGAGGAGACCATCAACGCCATCAAAGCATTTCACGAGCAACCCCACGAGGTGAAAAGCAAGTACTACAAGAGAGATGAGGGGCAGGGCATGATGTACACGAGCAACAACGACTTGTACCGAGCCAACGCGGTTGCGTGGCACGACTCATTGCAGGCGTGGACGGCTCCAACGCCACAGAAAGCGGAGGATATACTGGAGGTTTGTAGGAAGGAGATGGTAGCATGGGATAAGCGTGCAATCGAGGTGGCAGAGACTGTGATGGAGTTGTTGTCACAAGGGTTGGGGTTGGAGGCTGGGAAGTTGAAAGAGTTAAAGTGCTCCGATTCAAGGGCTTTTGTGGGTCATTGTTATCCGTACTGTCCTCAGTCAGATCTGACGGTGGGGATTACATCGCATACTGATCCGAGTGTGGTGACGGTTCTGCTGCAGAACCACGTGCCTAGGTTGCAAGTGAAGCATGGGGATGAGTGGGTGAATGTAAATCCGGTGCCTGGAG ATAATCTCAAATGGAGAGTACAAAAGTGTACAACATCGTGTGTGCTAGCTAATTCTTATAGAGAAGCACGAATCTCTATCGTCATGTTTTTCAACgtagaaaaagggaaagattgCTATTATAGACCTTTGTCGGAGTTGTTGTCATCGGAAAAGCTAGCTATCTATATGAAATTCACCATGCAGGAATATTTAGAGAATTTTTATTGCAAAGGATTGGATAGTAAGAGTATGATCAAGAAAattacaatacaaaattag
- the LOC132161670 gene encoding 1-aminocyclopropane-1-carboxylate oxidase homolog 1-like isoform X2 produces the protein MLKNMVGIDAASGYDRMKEFDESKIGVKGLSDSGVTSIPRFFVHPPETLSDLKSSSTCASIPVIDFSGVNSATHRRKIVEQVKEAATTWGFFQVINHGAPVPKLEETINAIKAFHEQPHEVKSKYYKRDEGQGMMYTSNNDLYRANAVAWHDSLQAWTAPTPQKAEDILEVCRKEMVAWDKRAIEVAETVMELLSQGLGLEAGKLKELKCSDSRAFVGHCYPYCPQSDLTVGITSHTDPSVVTVLLQNHVPRLQVKHGDEWVNVNPVPGGLIINVGDFL, from the coding sequence ATGTTAAAAAACATGGTAGGCATTGATGCAGCCTCCGGCTACGACCGCATGAAGGAGTTCGATGAGTCTAAGATTGGGGTGAAGGGCCTCTCCGATTCCGGCGTCACTTCCATCCCTCGGTTCTTCGTCCACCCTCCCGAAACCCTCTCCGACCTCAAATCTTCCTCCACATGCGCGAGCATCCCCGTCATCGACTTCTCCGGTGTAAACTCCGCCACTCATCGCCGCAAAATCGTCGAACAAGTGAAAGAGGCGGCCACAACATGGGGCTTCTTCCAGGTGATCAACCATGGCGCTCCCGTGCCAAAACTGGAGGAGACCATCAACGCCATCAAAGCATTTCACGAGCAACCCCACGAGGTGAAAAGCAAGTACTACAAGAGAGATGAGGGGCAGGGCATGATGTACACGAGCAACAACGACTTGTACCGAGCCAACGCGGTTGCGTGGCACGACTCATTGCAGGCGTGGACGGCTCCAACGCCACAGAAAGCGGAGGATATACTGGAGGTTTGTAGGAAGGAGATGGTAGCATGGGATAAGCGTGCAATCGAGGTGGCAGAGACTGTGATGGAGTTGTTGTCACAAGGGTTGGGGTTGGAGGCTGGGAAGTTGAAAGAGTTAAAGTGCTCCGATTCAAGGGCTTTTGTGGGTCATTGTTATCCGTACTGTCCTCAGTCAGATCTGACGGTGGGGATTACATCGCATACTGATCCGAGTGTGGTGACGGTTCTGCTGCAGAACCACGTGCCTAGGTTGCAAGTGAAGCATGGGGATGAGTGGGTGAATGTAAATCCGGTGCCTGGAGGTTTGATTATTAACGTTGGAGACTTTCTTTAG
- the LOC132192102 gene encoding 1-aminocyclopropane-1-carboxylate oxidase homolog 4-like, which produces MATIDAASGYDRKKELKEFDESKIGVKGLSDSGITSIPRFFVHPPETLSDLKSSSTCASIPVIDLSGVNSAAHRRKIVEQVKEAAATWGFFQVINHGAPVPAMEETINAIKTFHEQPHEVKSKYYKRSERQEVLYASNNDLYRANAAAWHDYLQVWMAPTPPKVEDIPEVCRKEAVAWAKRATEVAETLMELLSQGLGLEAGKLKELKFVDESVFVGICYPYCPQPDLTVGITPHTDPGVVTLLMQNDVPGLQVKHGDEWVNVDPVPGGLIINVGDFLQIISNGEYKSVQHCVRANSYKKARISVVMFFNVNKGNDDCCYGPLPELLSQEKPAIYRNFTVKEYNENFYSKGLDSKSMIEKVKMQN; this is translated from the exons ATGGCAACCATTGATGCAGCCTCCGGCTACGACCGCAAGAAGGAGCTCAAGGAGTTCGACGAGTCCAAGATTGGCGTGAAGGGCCTCTCCGATTCCGGCATCACTTCCATACCCCGGTTTTTCGTCCACCCTCCCGAAACCCTCTCCGACCTCAAATCTTCCTCAACATGCGCAAGCATTCCCGTCATCGACCTCTCCGGTGTCAACTCCGCCGCTCACCGACGCAAAATCGTCGAACAAGTGAAAGAGGCGGCCGCAACATGGGGCTTCTTCCAGGTGATCAACCATGGAGCTCCCGTGCCAGCAATGGAGGAGACCATCAACGCCATCAAAACTTTTCACGAGCAACCCCACGAGGTGAAAAGCAAGTACTACAAGCGAAGCGAGAGGCAGGAGGTGTTGTACGCGAGCAACAACGACTTGTACAGAGCCAACGCAGCTGCGTGGCACGACTATTTGCAGGTATGGATGGCTCCAACGCCACCGAAAGTGGAGGATATACCGGAGGTTTGTAGGAAGGAGGCGGTAGCATGGGCTAAGCGTGCAACCGAGGTGGCAGAGACTTTGATGGAGTTGCTGTCTCAAGGGTTGGGGTTGGAGGCTGGGAAGTTGAAGGAGTTGAAGTTTGTGGATGAGAGTGTCTTTGTGGGTATTTGTTATCCGTATTGTCCTCAGCCAGATCTGACGGTGGGGATTACACCGCATACTGATCCGGGTGTGGTGACGCTTCTGATGCAGAACGACGTGCCTGGGTTGCAAGTGAAGCATGGGGACGAGTGGGTGAACGTTGATCCTGTGCCTGGAGGTTTGATTATTAACGTTGGAGACTTTCTTCAG ATAATCTCTAATGGAGAGTACAAAAGTGTACAGCACTGCGTGCGGGctaattcttataaaaaagcACGAATCTCAGTTGTTATGTTTTTCAACGTAAACAAAGGGAATGATGATTGTTGCTATGGACCTTTGCCGGAGTTGTTGTCACAAGAAAAGCCGGCTATCTATCGGAACTTTACCGTGAAGGAATATAATGAGAATTTTTATAGCAAAGGGTTGGATAGTAAGAGTATGATCGAGAAAGTTAAAATGCAAAACTAG
- the LOC132192225 gene encoding 1-aminocyclopropane-1-carboxylate oxidase homolog 4-like encodes MAAIDAASSYDRKKEITEFDESKIGVKGLSDSGITSIPRFFVHPPETLSDLKSSSTCASIPVIDLSGVNSAAHRPKIVEQVKEAAATWGFFQVINHGAPVQAMEETINGIKAFHEQPHEVKSKYYKRSEGQEVLYTSNNDLYRANAAAWHDYLQVWMAPTPPKVEDIPEVCRKEAVAWAKRATEVAETLMELLSQGLGLEAGKLKELKFADGRLFVGICYPYCPQPDLTVGITPHTDLGVVTVLMQNHVPGLQVKHGDEWVNVDPVHGGLIINVGDFLQIISNGEYKSVQHRVLANSYKEARISVVMFFNVSPGNDNCCYGPLPELLSPEKPAIYRNFTVKEYGENFYSKGLDSKSMIEKVKMQN; translated from the exons ATGGCAGCCATTGATGCAGCCTCCAGCTACGACCGCAAGAAGGAGATCACGGAGTTCGACGAGTCCAAGATTGGCGTGAAGGGCCTCTCCGATTCCGGCATCACTTCCATACCCCGGTTTTTCGTCCACCCTCCTGAAACCCTTTCCGACCTCAAATCTTCCTCCACATGCGCGAGCATTCCCGTCATCGACCTCTCCGGCGTCAACTCTGCCGCTCACCGCCCCAAAATCGTCGAACAAGTGAAAGAGGCGGCCGCAACATGGGGCTTCTTCCAGGTGATCAACCATGGCGCTCCCGTGCAAGCAATGGAGGAGACCATCAACGGCATCAAAGCTTTTCACGAGCAACCCCACGAGGTGAAAAGCAAGTACTACAAGCGAAGCGAAGGGCAGGAGGTGTTGTACACGAGCAACAACGACTTGTACAGAGCCAACGCAGCTGCGTGGCACGACTATTTGCAGGTATGGATGGCTCCAACGCCACCGAAAGTGGAGGATATACCGGAGGTTTGTAGGAAGGAGGCGGTAGCATGGGCTAAGCGTGCAACCGAGGTGGCAGAGACTTTGATGGAGTTGCTGTCTCAAGGGTTGGGGTTGGAGGCTGGGAAGTTGAAGGAGTTGAAGTTTGCGGATGGGAGGCTCTTTGTGGGTATTTGTTATCCGTACTGTCCTCAGCCAGATCTGACGGTGGGGATTACACCGCATACTGATCTAGGTGTGGTGACGGTTCTGATGCAAAACCACGTGCCTGGGTTGCAAGTGAAGCATGGGGACGAGTGGGTGAACGTTGATCCTGTGCATGGAGGTTTGATTATTAACGTTGGAGACTTTCTTCAG ATAATCTCTAATGGAGAGTACAAAAGTGTACAGCATCGTGTGCTGGCTAATTCCTATAAAGAAGCACGAATCTCAGTTGTCATGTTTTTCAACGTAAGCCCAGGGAATGATAATTGCTGCTATGGACCTTTGCCGGAGTTGTTGTCACCGGAAAAGCCAGCTATCTATCGGAACTTCACCGTAAAGGAATATGGTGAGAATTTTTATAGCAAAGGGTTGGATAGTAAGAGTATGATCGAGAAAGTTAAAATGCAAAACTAG